Genomic DNA from Solanum dulcamara chromosome 4, daSolDulc1.2, whole genome shotgun sequence:
atctatttacacacggaggaactactatatcatgacgatctacaaaacagtctaTTGTTGTTagttcttcaaatcatgctgaaataataacaattaatgaagtaaatagagaatgtgtgtggttgaaaTCAATGATACAGTTCGTTAAAGAAAGATGCAGCCtagaaaatgatgtcaaagtacccacaattatattcgaagacaatgccgcgtgcatagctcaattgaaagatggcttcataaaaggagacagaacgaaacatatttcaccaaaattattcttcacacatgatttacaaaaaaatggtgatattgatgtacaacaagttcgtacgagtgataatcttgcagatttattcacaaaggcattaccaacatcaacttttgagaaactaagatataagattggaatgcgtcgtctctaaaatatcaaatgaagttttcatcagggggagtaaaatacgcgttgcactcttttttccttaactaAAGTTTTGTCTCACTGgattttcctagtaaggtttttaatgaggcaacaatcaaggcgtattgccagatatgtgtactctttttccttcattaggttttttcccattggatttttcctagtaatattttaacgagacacaacaTCTATGAGGGTTCAAAAttactatgtatattatttcttgtaaaaaaaaaaattttaacgtggacatccaaggggggtGTATTACGCAAGTGGATGTCCACTTGGGCAAATTGCCCACCTTTTCTTGGCAATTTTCCCACCTGTTCTTATCTATATAATGCCAATTTTGGCAACGAAAACGGTGAGACATACAAAAACACAAATACACTGCTTTCTCTCTTCTGATCTTTTTCCTTAAAACGGTGAGACATACAAAAACACAAATATACTGCTTTCTCTCTTCTGATCTTTTTCCTTATTCTCTCCTTATTTTTATCAAGTTAgcttattttataataattatgtatttattcGTTTAGGGCAAATATTGCGAGTGCAGGCTCCTCTTTTACCAAAAAGGAGTGTGTGCTAGGTAGAAGGTACTAAAATAATGGTCAAAAAGCACAACAGTGTAGTTGGGAATTGAGACAAATGACAGCAACAAGTTCTTGGACCACAGAAGCTTGTTTCATATTATCTTTTTTGTGTTGGATATCtaaatacaaaatattatatCAAAAGTATTTGGATATGATCTAGGGAAAACGATATGATATATTCCTCAATTTTATTGCAATTTTGTTATTTAGAATTGATATAACTTCATTATAAAAATGATTCACATATAACCTCTGCCGTTACAAAAATGACTCATATCAACTCTAAATAAGAAAATTGCGGTGTATATAatctaatataaatattatggaAGATGGAGTGTGGAGCAAATGGGAGTGAACATGAGTTGTGTTGAAGGTTAGAGATGATGTAGTTAATGTGGAATGACACTTGTGAAAATTGTTTTCCTTTAGGGAAGTTGTATTCCtcttttttaagaaacttagaAAATGTTCTAGATAAAATGTACTCCAAAAATTttgaccaaccaaacatgaaaaaGTTAATATTTTCGTTTGTACCAAACACATCCTTAAGAAACGTCACCTTCAAGCCCAAATCAAATTGTTTCAAATGCTGTTTCATTTCATCAAAAATGAATATAGTTCAATAGATGGGATGCTGGGAGAGGGTATCAGCTTTTATTCTAAGATAACAAATACATCTCCTAGCCAAAAACAAATGTTACATATGCTTCATCAGATCAACAAGAATGGCTTACAACAAAAAAGTGCATTCaaaaatgaaatatttgaaGAGCCCTCATCTCTTTCGTGGTTCAGCAACATTTGTCATTGTAATTGTACACCTAATACAGTCAGAGTTAACGAATTTTTTTCACCTTAACAGGCAATTTGGAGCACCAGACTTTACTTCACTTCTCGTGGAACTGTGATCTCAACCcaggaagtgcttcactattcgtGAACAAGAGGGCCATAAACAGGATACCACATATTTTGTCTCACATATTTAATGGTCTCTTCCTGCATCCAACGAATGAAGCTCTTGAAAAAAAAAGGCGGAAATACATTTTTCTTTACTGTATATACCATTATGATTGTCGTTTCATTTCGTGTAGGAAATTCTAGTAACCTTTTCATACCTTTGACATATGCTGCAACTCTCTTGCCCCAACTTCACCGTGACCTTCTGCCAGGTCTTCAGCCACAGCAGCCCGTAAAACAGAAGCTCCAACCTCTGCTGTAATATCCCGAATACTGCacacaaaaaagaaatattagatACGAGTCGTCGAGTACCTGTAGGAAGCAATTTCGCCTTTGATACCTCTTAAGTGAATGCAGCAAGTGCAAACTGATTACATGCAAAAGATTAACTAGCCCGCATTCATTGCCACAAAGTTTAGATCTCTAAATGCATGTTCAGAaaaataagcaaatatataaaGGAGCAACTAAGGGTGAGCTGAGTGATCGAGTGTTGCTCATGTGAACTAACAAAGATTCGGGTGTAGTAGCATTCACCCGGAGTGGTTATAAGCACTTTACTGTCACTGTCACATGATAGCAGCAAAGTGTGTGCAATCCTTGTGTCAGCATGTAACAGAAAGAATCAAAATCAGGAGAGATAAACCTAGACACTTGTGCTTTAGAAATCTGCACCTTGAAATTGAAGcagcatcatcatcaacattttGTACATTGTTAATTTTGACTCCTCAAATATGCTTACAAAAGTTAAATGGCGTAGTAACAAGGGAGACAGGATTAAGCATGTGATCTAGAAATCCTATAAGGCCAAAACTAGTCGCTAATACATTCAACTAACACAATGTAAtaatgatataaaatttataagttgaaaaaatCAGTCATATCTAGGTGACTGCAGAGACAGGTGGGGATGATTTAGTGCTTAGGATTTCACGTCTCCAAAATAAAGCTCCGTGAGCAAAGAATGCCTTCTCAAGGACCAAGAACTTACTCATCAATGGATGGATACAAGATTCCTCTTTTGATTTCGTCATCGGACATGTAAGAAGCGAGGCTGCAcgatcaaaataaatatacaaatcaGTAAATAAGAGAAGGTTTTAAGGCACCACATGTTTTAAACTAAACACAATACAAATTGAAAATCTCACACCACTGATGGTCAAGTCAAGTACAAGGAAACAGGATTGTCAGATCATACCACTCAGCAGCAGCTTCTAACATTGTATCACTTATGTTTCGAGCGCCAGAAAGAAGAGCTCCCAGACCAATGCTGAATTGTCAACAATAATCTTAGATGAGTGTAACGTTCAAAACAGTTAAACATAGGTTGTTTACAATCAGCACCTACCCGGGGAAGAGATACATGTTATTCGCTTGATTTACATGGCCTATCTTACCATTCCCTGAGAACATATTAGAATAGGATTCATGAGGTAATACATCATCAATAAGTGCAAAAGACGCTTAGACTGGGTTGAGATGAATTAATGAAAAGGAGTTGCTCAGCGACTGCAACAAGTATGCATTAAggatagagagaaaaaatgcATTCAAGAAACCAGAAACTACCTAGATCAACATTTGCAAAGGGACTCCCACTAGCAAAAACAATATCTTCTCCAGCAAGCTTGAAAGCATCAACAGGACAGCATTCAGCTGTTGAACAGAATATACAATATGAAATGCCAGACAAACAGCCGATAGAGGAAGCAAAAGATGGATGACAAGACAAACCATTGTTTGTAGGATTTGACATGGCAAAAATTGCAGGTCTAACAGAATCTGACTCTTTCATGGCCCTCAGCACCTGAACATTACGCCAACATTACAAAAACACAAGATGATATCGAAGGAACAGACTTACAGCAAGAAACTTTCAAGTGATTTAACTGATCAAAAAGAATGTTCAAGTGATCTAATCCTAAGAGCGAATAACACCTCACATCATACTTCAATGAGAAAATTCCAGAAAATAAGAGATCACTTCAACAGTCACATATTCTCTTTCTTATGATTTATCGTAGAAAATCTTGAAGTACAAGTTTGTTGAGAAGggatgaaaaaggaaaaaaatatctCAGATGGTCACTCAACTATGGAATTGAGTGACTTTTGAGTTAAAAATCCATAGTTGAGTGACTTTGTAAGTAAAACATCAATAGTTGAGTGACTTTTGAGTTAAAAACTAAGTTGAGTGACTGTATGAGAGAAAAGTCCATAGTTGAGTGACTTTCTGAGAAAAAAGTCCATAGTTGAGTGACTTTCTGAGAAAAGAGTCCATAGGTGAGTGACCATCTGAGATATTACCTCTTTGTTGAAAAGggatgaaaaggaaaaaataattgtcTGAAAGGAACCTGCTAAAGGTAATCAaagtaataggaagaaaatcgGTAGATGAGATTAGATATAATTGTCAATGGCATAAGATTCACAAGTATGCAGTAAATCAAGCGAATTGATCAGAAAATACGGTTTATATATGTTATACTCCATGATATCATTTAAGGCGGAGCAAAGGAGTCCAGATGTGGATATATgacaagaaaattcaaataaaatattgtcCTACACTTGTTAAAGATAAGAGTAAAATGATTGAACGTGCCAAATAAGTAACTTCAGCCAGCTAGAGAATAAAATTCCAACCATTTCCATAAAGTTTCACGATAAGCTAAGATGTCACGCAATTAAAAATAGCTGATCCAATGACACGGTTATAAAATCTGAGCGTCGTAAATAAATgctaaagaagaaaaaacaaagtACATGACCCACCTCCTCATGAAAAATGCCTCCAACTCCTGACAAACCAAGAAGTACATGAGGCTTCACCTTTTTGACCTGAAAAATATTTAACGCCAGCCTTATTGTATTGGAAATCATAAAGAGCACTAAGATGAAGATAGCAATATTAGTCCCCTACGGCCCAACAATCAACAAGGTCAACAAATTTTAACAAAGCACAGACATCCTTCTACTAAGAGCAACTTAGTTTTGAGATTCTATCAACATTACCACTTCAGCGAGCCCTGCTCCTTCCTGTAGTCCTAGCCCCTCAATCTCGTGATGGGCTTTAGCAAATGGTAATGCTGCTGGATCAATATCTTTCCTATCCATAGTGATAAGACCCTGCATCAACAATCGCCAATGACCATTACTCATCCCGTTGGAAGGAAGCAAATCTTTAACACCAGCTGATGTCATGGACAGAAAGACATATGGTACTTGTCACAGAGCCCAGAGGCCTGTTGATGTGATTAATGAATGAAATGTTGTTTTCATCTATAATAcagtttttttttcaatatttaatgCCTATGTTTTCCCCCAATCTAAAATGCAAGTATGGTTAgatatatttaataaaagacGTGTGCAAAATGAGGGAACACATTCACATGTTCTGAATCAACGTGCACTATAAACAATCTGTATATATACAAAACCTCACATTTTTATCCAGAAGAAAAAAGTTGGGATCTGCTGATGGTCCAGCCATTCTTGAAACGGCTTGTAATGCCATCTTAAGAACACCAAGCCCCGCACTGAAATTCAGAAATCAATAAAGAAGAGAATACAAAATTAAGTCACCTCAAACAGGCATCTAAATAAGACAGGATTTATTAGTAACCAAGGATTGGttgtcaaaataaatttttcCATTACCTTCCTGCTCCAACTACCACTATCTTTTGGTTGGCAAAATCAGTCAATGGCCGGCCCTGTGCCCGAACAGTTCCTAATAGCCCAGCAAGAGCAACACCAGCTGTTCCCTATTGAACAAGAAGAGCACAAGATAATTCTTTCTGCCAGAGGTGGCTGCAGAAAGGAGAACAAGGGCCAACAAATAACCTCCAGAAAAAAATCTACCAAGCAAACTACCTGGATATCATCATTGAACATGCAAAACTTTTTCCGATAGCGATCCAGTGTCTCAAAAGCCCACTTTGCTTgaaaatcttcaaactaattgCATTATTCAGATATATCAGGGcaatagaaataaaatagtaTCAGATATCTATCTTTGATAATAAATGGACCTGCACAACAGCCTTTGGCCAACGAGCATGAACAGCTTCCACAAATTCATCAACTATGGACAAATATTCTTCTCCTTCTAACCTAGGTTGTCGCAGTCCAAGATCtgtaaaattaaaatcatgtaaGAAGCAGTAAACCTTGCACCCAACTTGGAGAACAGAATGAGGAGGGGGTGAAAAAGGCTAATTTACAAAAACTAGAACTATATTATATCTGATAGTTGCATCCTTTCTCAACACAAATTGAATAGAGCCACTGTGTGGCTATATGGCattaagaaaatggacattGGGCCTAACTCAAGTATTTGGTGTTAAGTAAATGGACCTTGGCCATAACTCAATCCAAAAAGCTAGCTCATAATATGAGAATTTCCCAAGACCATAAAAGGATATAACAACCAATTACCTCAACCAATATGGAACATTAACACCCCTCTTACACGCTTAAGAGTTGACATTTGGTGCATGGACAATGTAACATGGGACCCAACATTGGATAAACCAAGAATAAGGATGGGCCAAACTCTGATGACATGTTAAGAAAATGGAACTTGACCTGACAATCCCAAAAGCTAACTCATGAAGAGAGGTTTGACAAAGATCATATATGTGAACTACCCCAagagaggaggaggaggaggaggaacgTGAAACAACTTTTAGGAGTTTATACTTTTACTCATCAAGACTGTAAACTTACAGAATAGTAATTATTGTAGAGTCAACAGTATGTGCAGATTAAAGACAGCTAACAACAAGAAGACCATAATTTTTTAGGATGAACCGCGAGGACCAGAAAATCCACCAGCATGGAGGAAGCCAAAAACAAATGAGGTGTGAGCATATTAGATTACTAATACTTTTTTTTGGAGGAATACTACACATTAAAAAATCTTACTCACAAAGAGGATCTTCTAGAAGCTTCGGATTGTTGGTCCCGACGTCAAGCATAACTGGGAGCACCTGTTAGGCATAGGCATAGGTAAATCTGGCAGACAACATATTTTCAAACATGAAGGCACATCATAACATGGAAGTGTTAAGTTTTTTTTTGGGAAGTATAACAATCACTAGTTCTAATATTCAAGGAGCAtatctttatttaattttaatttacgTCTTTTTGGGTAGGCTAGTTAGTCAGATTGATATCCTTGCCAAATCCGTATCAAACGTCTATGTTTCATAGCAGTTCAGATTTACAAAGCAACATATGCAAAAGATACAAAACATATGCAACACATACACTGATAATGATAGCTCATGAATGTGAAATTGCAGAACAAAGCCATACATACTCTTTGTGGGTTGATACCAGCAGCTGCTACATACATGTCAAGCTTTCCAATTGGTATACCTATCCCCTGAACTCCAAGATCGCCAAGGCCAAGAATACGGCTTCCATCTGTCAGCACAATCATGTCTACCTGCAAACAAAAGAAGATAACGCATTGGGTGACTCTATTTGAACAAAGCTGTGAGTCTTCATTCTAAAAAGACAATCCATATCAAAGAGGTTAAGGTCTGGAAGATTTTCTCAGCTACACTTTTGTTTTAAGTTTGCATAACTCTGAAATATCAACTATGTAACTTTCTGTACCCAAGTCTTCCACACAAATTTCTGAAATGAAAAATGTAAGGAATAATATAACTTGGGTCTGAAATTGTCAGTGTACTTAAAAACAAACCAATGACCAGTGCCTTAGCTCCTCATCATCCAAACTAAACATCACAAATTCCTGCATAAGTCAATAGAAGGCAGGAGAAGCTAATGAAATATTTCATGTGAAGGCATAAAGGAGGCAGCACATTTCGGCAGATTGGTTATCTGTAAACTCAAAATTTACAAACATGTTTTCATGGGAATATGTCTCTGGAGATTCACAGACGAGAAGAAAGTTATTTGAAGGTATTCTAAGTAAAGTATGGTGCGGATGACCCTTTGGAATTGAAAATGAACATGGATATCCACTAGGTTCTGGCCAGGACCATAATTGAAATGATCAAGTTTCTAGATTAACAGGTTGGGAGCTAGTGGACGAAGGTTCTAGATGACAGCacctttgttttgttttttgtttatatagagaaaaaaaaaaacaggaCAACTTTTCATCAAGAGTTCATTGTTGGGCATCAGGTGTTCTCTTTTGTCTACATTGTAATATGGAGAAAACAGGAAAACCAATTTGTATAGAGGATTGGTTAGAATTTTGTAAACTTAATTCATGCTTGTATCATATAAATTTTGTACAGACTACAtacaaaaatcatagaaaagtTAGAAACTACACAAAGTTGGGGCCAATCACTAACTACACTGTCTCGGCCAATCAAAAACTGATGCATTGGTGAAAGCATCAGTTGTGAACTAACATAGTACCTGAGTAGAAGGCCAGTTGAAGATCATTGACATCATCTCTCCCTTATCTTTGGCACTGAAATACATGCCACGTGGACGTCTAAACAAGCCAGAGTAGTTTTGGCAAACCAATCCTACTGTTGGGGTGTATATTATGGGGGCAAAATCTTTGATATTGTCAATTAGAACCTGAGAAGAAAGTTAGGGATTTAACTTCAGGTAGAAATAGTTTATTTGAGACTTAGCATTTGCAAGCATGATTTGCAACCACCAGACTTACTCGGTAGTACAATGTCTCATTCCTGTCATGCAGCCTGTTTAAGATCCTCCATTTTGCTAACGAAACAACACTGTCTGGTTGACCTTCAGTATTTTTCTCAAGTGACCGAAATGACTCCACTAGCGGTACAGCAAAAGAAAGAATATGGTATCAGACACCACAACTTCATGACATATATCTTACAACAAAACTTATTAAAACGGAAAGACATAACAATACACTGATGGACATGGATAATACATAAGATAGTTGaatagacaaaaaaataaaaagcttTCGAGAAGATTTGCCAGAATGCAGTAAAAATGGAACATTGGAACCAAGAAGTAATTTTAATTATCAGAAAGAGTAGATTTAAATGTTCCAAAAATTCCTCCTCTATTTTTCAGCAGGGAGGAACTAAATATAAAGTTTTTAATTCATGTTGGTGCCAACATGCAACATGCCTACTAAGACAAGAAAGCCAAAATATAAAAGATCTCAAACTACTTTTTTTTCAATAACCAAGAAATCCGTTGTTTCCAGCTTTGAAATCGGTAGATAATGAGTTCACCCTTTACCAACTTAAATACCagactttttattttgataagtAAACTTAAATACCAGACCTTTTCTTTTTGATAAGTAAACTTAAATACCAGACTTGGGTCACAATATGATTCAAACTCGTGATGTGCGTCAAGTATACATTCCATGTTGTATTACCTTTGCCATTAAAACAAAGTCCTagggaaaaaaagtaaaattggaTGGTGATGTCAAGCCTCCTTAAAAGTTCCACAAAATATTCTTGGAATATTTGGAATTAGAGAGCATAATGTTGGCACCTCATAAATCACAATGGTAGGTAAATAAATATGTCGAACCAACTTAGACAACTCTTCCAGCACTTCATTCCATCAAGCATTTTCTTCTAGTTATTACTAGATAGTCTGGAGAAAACTAACAGAACCGTTCATCCATGTTAAAGAATCCTCACCAACAAGGTACGCTCCGAAATCACTTGTGAAAACTAATAACAACCAGAATTTTGGCTTAGGAAATTTCTAAGGGGATGAACTCTCCACCCTgccaaagaaaaaggagaataGATTGATAGATGAAAAAACCCACAAGTATTACTACCAAATTAAGTTGATGTTCTCGTCAAATTTTCATGGCAGTCCTCATTGTCTGTATTGGTTCTCAACATACTTCGACATACTTTTGGGTAATAGTACTTCGAACCAAATAGTACTTTAAAACCAGGTCGTATCTAAGTTAGAAGCCAACAACAACAggggagagagagaaagagagagagagagagagagagagagagcaggAAGTTTCTTCTAAATAAATTGAGCATAGACCCCTCTTTTTCTATAAAGAGCTGAATATTAACTTTCATGCAAGCAACAAGGGCCAAGTATAAAACAGCCAACTTACTGAAGCGGTCATATTGCTGTTCAAATGAAATTACGCGAGGTGGGAGGAGACCACGCAGCCCCAGTCGATCTCTTTCCGTCATTGGGAATCCTGTGTCCTGTATTTTGTTTATTGCAGACAATAACAGTAAGTTACATCAATTGTTTAACTATTACAAACTTTGAAAGCATGACTGAGTAAATAAAGTTTGCTCTCTCTATTAGTATATACTTTTAGATGAGAAAGTTCACATAATTTAGCATGGTATCAGAGTTAGGCAGAGATCCTGTGTTCCCTGTTTCAACACTACCCATTAACAAGAATTTGTACAAATACTTGGCCTTTGAAAAAGAATCAAGACTGTACGTCAAGAGACGTGTTGATGGCATAATAAAAGTAAGTAAAAATGTGTCCTCTCTAATAGTTTAAGTTTTTAGATGAGATGGTTTACACAATTTAATAGGAATCATATCGTATTGTAttcagtgttatcaaaggcaaAAAACGCAAAAAAGCTATAAGGTCCATTGGGGCTTTTAAGCGTAGAGTGCAAATAAAAGTGTGGGTTTTAGTGAAAAAGgcgcaaagggagaaaaagatacaaatatatatgtttagtcgaagaccaataattataaatatgaatgacaaatatatgaccaaagaaattgaaaaaaaggtatgataaagtgaaatatcaattgtttagtgtcacttcTTCCAAAGAgactcattggcaaggaaaagtttgccttagaaccttgatgaccacACTGAAGCGCACATAAAGTGAGGTGAAGCGCTAaacacgttttgagcctcgTTTCAGGGCTTAAGCGCGCTTTTGACAACACTGATTGTAATCTCTTTTCCTTTGTATGTATCTTTAACAGAATTTTGTATTCTTAAGGTTGTATCAATCCGGGTCTCTTTACTAACCTTGTGAGGTTGTATAAATCATGGTCACTCGAGAAACATAAAGCTTAACTCTGAATTCTTGAAGATATAATCATATAATGTAAATTATGTTTTATCTTCTTGTTAATTTATTACCACATGTTTCATATGAAGGTTGATGCTCAGGAAAATATAGAACCATATGCCTTCTTGGACAGCCTAAACACCATGACACCGTGGATATCTCTGCATAATGTGTTACTCATGAAATTTCTTGTTACAAAACACAGAAGATTAAAAATCCTAATGAGGTCATCCGCAGTATGTATTCTATTCTGCGTCTTCGTTTGGCTTATGAAATTTCAGTATAGTTCCTATCAGGCTCTGGAATCACATACCCAAACTTAACTTTTGCCAGAGCACCGCAATTTCTCCTGTTTATGAGTAACTTATAGGACCATTTGGTCCACTGCCATCCCTTCACATATTATACAAGCAAAATTACTCATAATATACCCACATATACAACACCAGTAACAACACAATCATAGTTCAgtcggctatatgaatcctctataTCCATTGAGGCAAGTGGAAAAATTTAGTCGGGACACACTAATTCGAAAGTAGCATCTCATGACTCATATCACATAAGCCGAGTTTAATAAGTACATCAATACAAACCAACAAAAGTAACCAATTTGGAAAATCCAGTATAGCATTGAGCTtccatacaacaacaactacgcTCATTCCAAACAAATTGAGGCACCTCCAGATTAACCAAAAACCTTATTTTACAGTGTAAGAATTTCAACAAATAGTAGCTGAATAACTTAAAAAACAAAATCTCCAATAAGAAAATCCAAATGAACCAGATCACGTTCAAAATACGGACAAAACACTAATTTCCAATCCAAATTAAGCTAAAAGTTGAaagcaaaataaaaagtaaaaatcgAACCTTGTTGAACCAAGGATCATGAAGAATATCAGCACCGCGCTTGTGGACGATACATGGAGCTGAAATAGCCGTGGATAACCGTCGCGTACGGCGGAAAGTCCACGCCGCAGATCGAGCCGCTCTCCACATTGCACACTGCTTAAGAGTAAAATTGAATCAACACAACTTTGAATTcacttgaagaagaagatgaagatgaacaACCACTACAACTCCATGAATATGTGAAAGAGTCAAGTACTCGATATGTATACTCTCCTTCAACGCTCTTGCTTACAGGTTGTTGCCTATATtccttttacttttcttttcttttttttagggGTTATTTTCACTCCCTTTTATCTTAATCTTTATAACATTCTTTAAGGTCCTCTTACTACTTGTTAGGCACATTTTTTAAATGTTTGATATTAATGTTACATCCTCTCCgtctttttttttacttattcaatatatcaaaaatagttATTCAATTTTAGTTATctaatttagaaaattaaaaaataatttattattttatatcaaataTAGACAAATAAAGATGAACGAAGAAAGTGATATAGTAGTTTTTAGCGTTTTAGGACTTCAAAAAAATTAGATCTACTTAACAATCTTAAATTTGAAGATTTTCTTAATCTgactaacttttaaatattattttattgtttctGTCATAGTTACTAagataatacataaattaaattaacaTATCAAACTTGATCCACCATTATATGAAAttgttttgtaattttttttttcgtaACTCGAATTCACAATTTTAGAattaaaaatgagaaataaataaatatgtgaaTTTCTCATGGTCAATCATAAGCTCAAAAAAGAAGGCTtccatatatattaatattagaCAAATCCTCTTAGCATTAAATTTATTGGGATTATGTATTTAAATATttgcaaatttaaaaatatgtttatattttaagaaactaagaaggaaatatttttatgta
This window encodes:
- the LOC129886596 gene encoding NAD-dependent malic enzyme 59 kDa isoform, mitochondrial is translated as MWRAARSAAWTFRRTRRLSTAISAPCIVHKRGADILHDPWFNKDTGFPMTERDRLGLRGLLPPRVISFEQQYDRFMESFRSLEKNTEGQPDSVVSLAKWRILNRLHDRNETLYYRVLIDNIKDFAPIIYTPTVGLVCQNYSGLFRRPRGMYFSAKDKGEMMSMIFNWPSTQVDMIVLTDGSRILGLGDLGVQGIGIPIGKLDMYVAAAGINPQRVLPVMLDVGTNNPKLLEDPLYLGLRQPRLEGEEYLSIVDEFVEAVHARWPKAVVQFEDFQAKWAFETLDRYRKKFCMFNDDIQGTAGVALAGLLGTVRAQGRPLTDFANQKIVVVGAGSAGLGVLKMALQAVSRMAGPSADPNFFLLDKNGLITMDRKDIDPAALPFAKAHHEIEGLGLQEGAGLAEVVKKVKPHVLLGLSGVGGIFHEEVLRAMKESDSVRPAIFAMSNPTNNAECCPVDAFKLAGEDIVFASGSPFANVDLGNGKIGHVNQANNMYLFPGIGLGALLSGARNISDTMLEAAAECLASYMSDDEIKRGILYPSIDDIRDITAEVGASVLRAAVAEDLAEGHGEVGARELQHMSKEETIKYVRQNMWYPVYGPLVHE